From a single Candidatus Neptunochlamydia vexilliferae genomic region:
- a CDS encoding ATP-binding protein: protein MKKLPIGIQSITKILSKGDYLYVDKTPFAKKLLDEDAPYYFMSRPRRFGKSLFLNTLEEIFKGNKELFKTCEIYKSDYDWQKYPVLYLDFSKIANETPDELRTALRVRLEIIARKHNISIITTDIQVALDTLIVGLSEKYKSKVAVLIDEYDKPIIDRLGDLATARKNRDILKGFFGTLKGLDAELRFIFVTGISKFSRVSLFSSLNNLKDITMDPRYADMMGYTEEELKDSFAEHIESIVSERQNTSREKVLEEVRKWYNGYRFSKSEACVYNPFSTLNFMDEKEPAGYWYSTGTPSFLVSQLKKHPQSMVSLDGTTARGEELMDISSLEQIDLKALMYQSGYFTIKDYNPLSKRYNLGLPNEEVRTAFMHSLIKHFTKTTDVRSSEKFVKALERHQIGIVFDHIKTGFASFAYQVFAGAKERTYQAMLLAMLHGMGFDPLSERATNTGRIDVMLEMPKTTYILELKLDGSAEKALQQIHQKGYFNPYTHKGKDLAIIGANFSSETRNVSEWKGELLSESGERLKDLLN from the coding sequence TCTTTGTTTTTAAACACACTGGAAGAAATCTTTAAAGGAAACAAAGAGTTATTCAAAACGTGCGAGATTTATAAAAGCGACTACGACTGGCAAAAATATCCTGTCCTTTATCTGGATTTCTCAAAAATAGCAAACGAAACCCCTGATGAGCTTCGAACCGCTTTGCGAGTCAGGCTCGAAATTATCGCTAGAAAGCACAATATCTCTATCATCACAACCGATATCCAAGTTGCACTCGATACGTTGATTGTTGGGTTATCGGAGAAGTATAAAAGCAAGGTTGCAGTCTTAATCGATGAGTATGACAAGCCGATTATCGATCGCTTGGGGGACCTCGCTACCGCTAGAAAAAATAGAGACATCTTGAAGGGGTTTTTCGGGACTTTAAAAGGGCTAGATGCTGAGCTCCGTTTTATATTTGTGACTGGCATCAGTAAGTTTTCCCGGGTTTCCCTTTTCTCGTCCCTTAACAATTTAAAAGATATTACAATGGATCCCAGGTATGCAGATATGATGGGGTACACAGAAGAGGAGTTGAAAGACTCTTTTGCTGAACATATTGAATCGATCGTTTCTGAGCGCCAAAACACATCGAGGGAAAAAGTCTTAGAAGAGGTGCGTAAATGGTATAACGGATATCGCTTTTCGAAAAGCGAGGCCTGTGTCTACAACCCCTTCTCTACACTTAACTTTATGGATGAAAAAGAGCCTGCCGGATATTGGTATAGCACAGGAACCCCATCGTTTTTGGTCAGCCAACTCAAAAAACACCCCCAATCGATGGTTTCACTCGATGGAACAACAGCTAGGGGAGAGGAGCTGATGGATATCAGCTCACTCGAACAGATCGACTTAAAGGCCCTGATGTATCAATCGGGATATTTTACCATTAAAGACTACAATCCACTCTCAAAACGGTATAACCTAGGACTTCCTAACGAAGAGGTCCGAACGGCCTTCATGCACTCTTTGATCAAACACTTTACGAAAACCACCGACGTTCGGTCCTCGGAAAAGTTCGTAAAAGCGCTTGAAAGGCATCAAATAGGGATTGTCTTCGATCATATTAAGACGGGATTTGCAAGTTTTGCTTATCAAGTCTTTGCAGGGGCCAAGGAACGGACCTATCAAGCCATGCTCCTCGCCATGCTTCATGGGATGGGGTTTGATCCCTTATCAGAAAGAGCGACAAACACCGGGCGGATCGATGTGATGCTTGAGATGCCCAAAACCACTTACATCCTCGAGCTCAAGCTCGATGGTTCTGCTGAAAAAGCGCTTCAACAAATCCATCAAAAGGGTTACTTTAACCCCTATACCCATAAAGGGAAAGACCTTGCCATTATAGGAGCCAACTTCTCCTCCGAAACCCGCAACGTTTCCGAGTGGAAAGGAGAGCTCCTTTCTGAATCTGGAGAAAGGCTCAAAGACCTCTTAAACTGA